In Bacteroides coprosuis DSM 18011, the following are encoded in one genomic region:
- a CDS encoding TonB-dependent receptor (COGs: COG1629 Outer membrane receptor protein mostly Fe transport~InterPro IPR012910:IPR000531~KEGG: bfs:BF2044 putative TonB-dependent outer membrane receptor protein~PFAM: TonB-dependent receptor, beta-barrel; TonB-dependent receptor, plug~SPTR: TonB-dependent receptor;~IMG reference gene:2504106821~PFAM: TonB dependent receptor; TonB-dependent Receptor Plug Domain) yields MKRHLFQFLFITCAIICSAATAVAQSVVKGQVVDKETGDPLIGASVVVDGTSQGTITDVDGNFTQSVPTNGTLKISYIGFLDWKQKITKKGNVNLGVIKMNQDAVALADVTITSSIAKDRQTPVALSSVDPVFIEEKLGTQEFPEILKATPGVYATKQGGGFGDSKINMRGFKSENIAVMINGVPMNDMEWGGVYWSNWAGLSDVTRSMQTQRGLGASKVAAPSVGGSINIITKTIDAQKGGSVSYALGNDGYNKMLFNVSTGLTESGWALTLLGGKTWGDGYIQGTEFEGYNYFINIAKRINDNHQLSFTAFGAPQWHNQRNRNDGLSIENWEVYGKRYMGEGNKYKYNPTYGHGINGERKTSQHNEYHKPQLSLNHFWEINRQSSLSTALYASIGRGYGYGGQGYGKSASGTSHRNMWYGTNRGVLNEYFRNDDGTFAYDQVYDYNKTSDNGSYMAMSKSKNSHNWYGLLSTYTTKFKEKFDFYGGIDIRYYKGVHTNELVDLYGGEYFLDESRANVRPENNAAAADPLFKNKKLQVGDVVYRDYDGHVMQEGVFAQVEYNTDKLSAFVSGSLSNTGYWRYDRFYYDKDHAKSDTKNYLGGTVKGGVNYNIDEHHNVFANIGYISRAPYFSGGAFLQSTTNNATNPDGLNEKIFSFELGYGFRSSFLAANVNLYHTDWKDKSMVKYNSITDEDTGVEIDRATINMSGVNARHQGIELDFTAKPFHWLDITGMFSLGNWRWVSNPKGYFYNSQGQPLKDLKTGELASGPQSDDHAWSQLKLKDVKVGGSAQTTAAIGATFKPSKALRIGLDYLFYGRNYADWDINANSLDKDKAIDFYSPWRIPSAGIWDLNSSYRFKIGGVTAILSGNVNNLFNQEYITDASVDASKDTASDWRKAYGVFYGFGRTYNVRLKITF; encoded by the coding sequence ATGAAAAGACATCTATTTCAGTTTCTTTTTATTACTTGTGCTATCATTTGTTCAGCTGCAACAGCAGTTGCCCAAAGTGTAGTAAAGGGGCAAGTAGTAGATAAAGAAACAGGTGATCCACTAATTGGAGCTTCTGTCGTAGTTGATGGAACTTCACAAGGAACAATTACAGACGTCGATGGTAACTTTACTCAATCTGTACCCACTAATGGTACATTAAAGATAAGCTATATCGGCTTTTTAGATTGGAAACAAAAAATTACTAAAAAAGGGAATGTTAATCTAGGTGTAATAAAAATGAACCAAGATGCTGTTGCACTTGCCGACGTTACTATTACATCATCTATTGCTAAAGATAGACAGACACCCGTAGCTCTTTCTTCTGTTGACCCTGTGTTTATCGAAGAAAAACTAGGTACTCAAGAGTTCCCTGAAATTTTGAAGGCTACTCCTGGGGTATATGCTACTAAACAAGGTGGTGGATTTGGAGACTCTAAAATCAATATGCGTGGTTTTAAATCCGAAAACATTGCTGTAATGATTAATGGTGTGCCTATGAATGATATGGAGTGGGGTGGTGTTTACTGGTCAAACTGGGCTGGTTTATCTGACGTTACTCGCTCTATGCAGACTCAAAGAGGTCTTGGAGCTTCAAAAGTAGCTGCCCCTTCTGTGGGTGGTTCTATTAATATTATTACAAAAACAATTGATGCTCAAAAAGGAGGATCTGTTAGTTATGCATTAGGTAATGATGGTTACAATAAAATGCTATTTAATGTATCAACTGGTTTAACAGAAAGCGGTTGGGCATTAACTCTTCTAGGTGGTAAAACATGGGGTGATGGTTATATTCAAGGAACAGAGTTCGAAGGATATAACTATTTTATTAATATAGCAAAACGTATTAATGACAATCACCAATTGTCATTTACAGCTTTTGGTGCGCCACAATGGCACAATCAACGTAATCGTAATGATGGTTTATCGATTGAGAATTGGGAAGTGTATGGCAAGCGCTATATGGGTGAAGGCAATAAATATAAGTATAATCCAACTTATGGTCATGGAATTAATGGTGAACGCAAAACTTCTCAGCATAATGAATACCATAAACCACAATTGTCTTTAAATCACTTTTGGGAAATAAATCGTCAGTCAAGCTTGAGTACTGCTCTTTATGCTTCTATAGGTAGAGGATATGGTTATGGTGGTCAAGGTTATGGTAAGAGTGCCTCTGGAACTAGTCATAGAAATATGTGGTATGGTACGAATAGAGGTGTCTTGAATGAGTACTTCCGTAATGATGATGGTACCTTTGCTTATGATCAGGTCTATGATTACAATAAAACAAGCGATAATGGCTCTTATATGGCTATGTCTAAATCAAAGAACTCTCATAATTGGTATGGTTTATTATCAACTTATACTACTAAATTTAAAGAAAAATTCGACTTCTATGGTGGTATAGATATTAGATATTATAAGGGTGTTCATACAAATGAATTAGTAGATCTTTATGGTGGAGAATACTTCCTTGACGAGAGTAGGGCAAATGTTCGTCCTGAAAATAATGCAGCAGCAGCTGATCCCCTATTTAAAAATAAGAAACTCCAAGTAGGTGATGTTGTTTATCGTGACTATGATGGTCATGTAATGCAAGAAGGTGTTTTTGCTCAAGTAGAATACAATACTGATAAATTAAGTGCATTTGTATCTGGTTCTCTTTCAAATACAGGATATTGGAGATATGATCGATTCTATTATGATAAAGATCATGCAAAATCAGATACTAAGAACTATTTAGGAGGAACTGTTAAAGGGGGGGTGAATTATAATATTGACGAACACCACAATGTATTTGCTAATATTGGATATATCAGCCGTGCACCTTATTTCTCAGGTGGTGCATTCTTACAGTCAACAACGAATAATGCTACCAACCCTGATGGTTTAAATGAAAAAATATTTTCTTTTGAGTTGGGTTATGGTTTCCGTTCTTCTTTCTTAGCAGCTAATGTGAACTTATATCACACGGATTGGAAAGATAAATCTATGGTTAAATACAACTCCATAACAGATGAAGATACTGGGGTTGAAATAGATAGAGCAACTATTAATATGTCTGGAGTTAATGCTCGCCACCAAGGTATTGAACTAGACTTTACTGCAAAACCTTTTCACTGGTTAGACATTACAGGTATGTTCTCTCTTGGTAATTGGAGATGGGTAAGTAATCCTAAAGGCTATTTTTATAATTCACAAGGTCAACCACTGAAGGACTTAAAGACAGGTGAGTTGGCTTCGGGGCCACAATCTGATGATCATGCTTGGAGCCAGTTGAAATTGAAAGATGTTAAAGTGGGTGGTTCTGCTCAAACTACAGCAGCTATTGGTGCTACATTTAAGCCATCCAAAGCATTAAGAATAGGTTTAGACTACTTATTCTATGGAAGAAACTATGCTGACTGGGATATTAACGCTAATTCTCTAGATAAAGATAAAGCTATTGATTTCTATTCTCCATGGAGAATACCTTCTGCAGGAATTTGGGATTTGAACTCAAGTTATCGCTTCAAAATAGGTGGTGTAACAGCTATTTTATCAGGGAATGTAAATAACTTGTTTAATCAAGAATACATTACTGATGCTTCGGTTGATGCATCTAAAGATACTGCTTCAGATTGGAGAAAAGCATATGGTGTATTCTATGGCTTTGGACGTACTTACAATGTAAGACTTAAAATAACTTTCTAA
- a CDS encoding Bleomycin hydrolase (COGs: COG3579 Aminopeptidase C~InterPro IPR004134~KEGG: bfs:BF2064 putative aminopeptidase~PFAM: Peptidase C1B, bleomycin hydrolase~PRIAM: Bleomycin hydrolase~SPTR: Putative uncharacterized protein;~IMG reference gene:2504106823~PFAM: Peptidase C1-like family) → MKKTILSVVLLSAMLSPSQAQKKGGGITPDMLTKMEQSYKNDATDKALRNALNATSIDNLARSTEATPVDGHFAIQVKSKGITNQRSSGRCWLFTGLNVMRSQAIEKYDMGEFQFSQVYGFFWDQLEKSNLFLQGVIDTRDKAIDDQMVQWLFKSPINDGGTFAGVADAANKYGLVPIEAMPETYTSVKTSNVNKILKYKLRDFGIQLRKASEKGESLNKLNGLKTEMLGEVYRILALVYGNPPKEFTWVRRDAKGNPVATENHTPMTFMEKYGDNKIINDYVMLMNDPSRPYYELFEIDFDRHQYDGQNWKYINLPMDEIKKIAVAGLKDNKMMYFSSDVGKYFDRQAGINDLKLYDYESLLGITMKMDKKERIESYESGSAHAMTLCGVDFNEKGETTKWLVENSWGADSGHKGFVIMTDDWFNEYMFRLVVEPKYVPEKILNILKKKPSLLPAWDPMFAPEM, encoded by the coding sequence ATGAAGAAAACTATTTTAAGTGTAGTACTGCTCAGTGCTATGTTATCGCCTTCACAGGCACAAAAAAAAGGAGGAGGCATTACTCCTGATATGCTTACAAAAATGGAGCAATCCTATAAAAATGATGCAACCGACAAAGCTTTGCGAAATGCTTTAAATGCTACAAGTATTGATAACTTGGCGCGTAGTACTGAAGCAACTCCTGTTGATGGACATTTTGCTATTCAAGTTAAATCTAAGGGTATAACAAATCAACGATCCTCTGGGCGTTGTTGGTTATTTACTGGTTTAAATGTAATGCGTTCTCAAGCAATTGAGAAATATGACATGGGAGAATTTCAATTTTCTCAGGTTTATGGATTCTTTTGGGATCAGCTGGAAAAATCAAACTTATTCCTTCAAGGAGTGATCGATACCCGTGATAAAGCTATTGATGATCAGATGGTTCAATGGCTGTTTAAGAGCCCTATTAATGATGGTGGTACCTTTGCAGGTGTAGCTGATGCTGCCAATAAATATGGACTTGTTCCAATTGAAGCAATGCCTGAAACTTACACAAGTGTTAAGACTAGTAATGTGAATAAAATCTTGAAATACAAGCTTAGAGATTTTGGTATTCAGTTGCGTAAAGCATCAGAAAAAGGTGAGTCATTAAACAAACTTAATGGCTTGAAAACTGAAATGCTAGGTGAGGTATATCGTATTTTAGCTTTAGTCTATGGAAACCCTCCAAAAGAATTTACATGGGTGCGTAGAGATGCTAAAGGAAATCCTGTAGCAACTGAAAACCATACACCTATGACCTTTATGGAGAAATATGGAGATAATAAAATTATCAACGATTATGTGATGTTGATGAATGACCCAAGTCGCCCATATTATGAGCTTTTTGAAATTGATTTCGATCGTCATCAATATGATGGACAAAACTGGAAATATATCAATCTGCCGATGGATGAAATTAAAAAAATAGCTGTAGCTGGTCTGAAAGACAATAAAATGATGTATTTCTCTAGTGATGTAGGTAAATACTTTGACCGTCAAGCAGGTATTAATGATCTTAAGCTATATGATTATGAATCACTTCTAGGAATCACCATGAAGATGGATAAAAAAGAAAGAATTGAATCTTATGAAAGTGGTTCAGCACATGCTATGACTCTTTGTGGAGTTGATTTTAATGAAAAAGGAGAAACAACAAAGTGGTTAGTTGAAAACAGCTGGGGTGCAGACAGCGGTCATAAAGGTTTTGTAATAATGACAGATGATTGGTTTAATGAGTATATGTTCCGCTTGGTTGTAGAGCCTAAATATGTACCCGAAAAAATATTGAATATATTGAAGAAAAAACCTTCTTTATTACCAGCCTGGGATCCAATGTTTGCTCCTGAAATGTAA
- a CDS encoding NADH:ubiquinone oxidoreductase, subunit B (COGs: COG1805 Na+-transporting NADH:ubiquinone oxidoreductase subunit NqrB~InterPro IPR004338:IPR010966~KEGG: bfs:BF2066 Na(+)-translocating NADH-quinone reductase subunit B~PFAM: NADH-quinone reductase NQR2/RnfD~SPTR: NADH:ubiquinone oxidoreductase, Na(+)-translocating, B subunit;~TIGRFAM: NADH:ubiquinone oxidoreductase, Na(+)-translocating, B subunit~IMG reference gene:2504106825~PFAM: NQR2, RnfD, RnfE family~TIGRFAM: NADH:ubiquinone oxidoreductase, Na(+)-translocating, B subunit), with protein MKALRNYLDKIKPHFEEGGKLHAFHSLFDGFETFIFVPNSTSTSGTHIHDMADSKRLMSFVVIALIPALLFGMYNVGYQHFIHAVGETGSFWEMFGYGFLAVLPKIIVSYVVGLGIEFAIAQWKKEEVNEGFLVSGILIPMIVPIDCPLWMLAVATAFSVIFVKEIFGGTGMNVFNVALVTRAFLFFAYPTKMSGDAVWVSSDSIFGLGQTVDGLTVATPLGIASTAAADQLPAFDINMVTGLIPGSIAETSVIAILIGAAILLITGVASWKVMFSVFVGGAFMGVIFNQFGPDTAMAHMPWYQHLALGGFCFGAVFMATDPVTSARTETGKYIFGFLIGVMAIVIRVLNPGYPEGMMLAILLMNIFAPLIDYYVVQSNINRREKRAINSNN; from the coding sequence ATGAAAGCGTTAAGAAATTATCTAGATAAGATAAAACCACACTTTGAAGAGGGTGGTAAACTCCACGCATTCCATTCTCTATTTGACGGATTTGAAACATTCATATTCGTTCCAAATAGTACTTCGACATCAGGAACTCATATCCATGATATGGCTGATAGTAAACGTTTGATGTCGTTTGTTGTGATTGCGTTGATTCCAGCTCTTTTATTCGGAATGTATAACGTAGGTTATCAACATTTTATTCACGCAGTAGGCGAGACTGGTTCTTTCTGGGAAATGTTTGGTTATGGTTTCCTAGCCGTTCTTCCCAAAATTATAGTTTCATATGTTGTAGGTTTAGGTATTGAGTTTGCTATAGCTCAATGGAAAAAAGAAGAAGTGAACGAAGGTTTCCTTGTTTCTGGTATCCTTATTCCTATGATTGTTCCTATTGACTGTCCTTTATGGATGCTAGCTGTTGCTACAGCATTCTCAGTGATTTTTGTTAAAGAAATCTTTGGCGGTACAGGTATGAACGTATTTAATGTAGCTTTAGTAACTCGTGCATTCCTATTCTTTGCTTACCCTACAAAAATGTCGGGTGATGCAGTATGGGTATCATCAGATAGTATTTTTGGCCTTGGTCAAACTGTTGATGGTTTAACTGTAGCTACTCCATTGGGTATAGCTTCTACAGCAGCCGCAGATCAACTACCTGCATTTGATATCAATATGGTAACTGGTTTAATTCCCGGTTCTATTGCAGAAACAAGTGTAATTGCTATTCTAATAGGAGCAGCCATCTTACTAATTACAGGTGTTGCTAGCTGGAAAGTTATGTTCTCAGTGTTTGTTGGAGGTGCATTTATGGGCGTTATTTTCAATCAATTTGGTCCAGATACAGCTATGGCTCACATGCCTTGGTATCAACATTTAGCTTTAGGTGGATTCTGCTTTGGTGCTGTTTTTATGGCTACCGATCCAGTGACCTCAGCTCGTACCGAAACAGGTAAATATATATTTGGATTCCTAATAGGTGTTATGGCTATTGTGATCCGTGTATTAAACCCTGGTTATCCAGAGGGTATGATGCTTGCTATTTTATTAATGAATATTTTTGCCCCATTGATTGACTATTATGTTGTTCAATCGAACATCAATCGTCGTGAAAAACGTGCAATAAACTCTAACAATTAA
- a CDS encoding NADH:ubiquinone oxidoreductase, subunit A (COGs: COG1726 Na+-transporting NADH:ubiquinone oxidoreductase subunit NqrA~InterPro IPR008703~KEGG: bth:BT_1160 Na(+)-translocating NADH-quinone reductase subunit A~PFAM: NADH-quinone reductase, Na(+)-translocating, subunit A~SPTR: Putative uncharacterized protein;~TIGRFAM: NADH-quinone reductase, Na(+)-translocating, subunit A~IMG reference gene:2504106824~PFAM: NQRA C-terminal domain; Na(+)-translocating NADH-quinone reductase subunit A (NQRA)~TIGRFAM: NADH:ubiquinone oxidoreductase, Na(+)-translocating, A subunit), with product MANVIKLRKGLDISLKGKAEEVLFTVEEPGLIGLVPDDFPGVTPKIVVRPDQEVKAGTPLFIDKKNPEVKFVSPVSGVVTAVERGARRKVLNITVRPSSAQEYVDFGKKDVAKLSAEEIKSTMLASGLFGFIKERPYDVVANPNSKPRAIFVSGFDSNPLAGNFEFKLKGDEENFQTGLDVLSKLAKTYLSISINQTSPALTQAKNVEINVFDGPHPAGNVGVQINHIAPVSKGEVVWTVSAEAVIFMGRLFNTGKVDFTRTVAFVGSEVKKPAYCKLQLGTQLTNLFKGKVNDDKKLRYISGSVLTGRHIAADGFLGATDSIVTVIPEGDDVHELFGWIMPRTDQFSVSHSYFSWLQGKKEYTLDARIKGGKRHMIFSNEYDKVLPMDIFPEYLIKAILAGDIDRMEQLGIYEVAPEDFALCEFVCSSKMELQKIVRNGLDMLRAEMC from the coding sequence ATGGCAAATGTAATAAAGTTACGTAAAGGCCTCGATATCTCTCTTAAAGGTAAAGCTGAAGAGGTGTTATTTACTGTTGAAGAACCAGGACTTATTGGTCTCGTACCTGACGACTTCCCAGGAGTTACACCTAAAATCGTTGTTAGACCCGATCAAGAGGTAAAGGCTGGGACTCCCTTGTTTATTGACAAGAAAAATCCCGAAGTGAAGTTTGTTTCACCCGTTAGTGGTGTAGTTACTGCTGTAGAGCGTGGGGCTCGTCGAAAAGTATTGAACATAACCGTTCGTCCTTCGAGTGCTCAAGAATATGTAGACTTTGGTAAAAAGGATGTTGCTAAACTCTCTGCAGAAGAGATTAAGTCAACTATGCTTGCATCAGGTCTTTTTGGTTTTATTAAAGAACGTCCTTATGACGTAGTTGCTAATCCCAATAGTAAACCCAGAGCGATATTCGTTTCAGGCTTTGATAGCAACCCTTTAGCTGGAAATTTTGAATTTAAGCTTAAAGGTGATGAAGAAAACTTCCAAACTGGTTTAGATGTTCTTTCTAAATTAGCTAAAACCTATCTTTCAATTAGCATTAATCAAACTTCTCCTGCTTTAACTCAAGCAAAAAATGTAGAGATCAATGTTTTTGATGGTCCTCATCCTGCAGGAAATGTAGGAGTTCAAATTAATCACATTGCTCCAGTTAGCAAAGGTGAAGTAGTTTGGACTGTAAGTGCAGAAGCTGTTATTTTTATGGGACGCTTATTTAATACCGGCAAAGTTGATTTTACTCGTACGGTAGCATTTGTAGGTTCTGAAGTAAAGAAACCAGCTTATTGTAAATTACAATTGGGTACTCAATTGACAAACCTCTTTAAAGGAAAAGTAAACGACGATAAAAAACTACGCTATATTAGTGGTAGTGTCCTTACAGGAAGACATATTGCAGCTGATGGTTTTTTAGGTGCAACAGATTCAATTGTAACAGTTATCCCAGAAGGTGATGATGTTCACGAATTATTTGGTTGGATTATGCCTAGAACAGATCAATTTAGTGTTAGCCATTCTTACTTCAGTTGGTTACAAGGAAAGAAAGAATACACTCTTGATGCTCGTATCAAAGGTGGAAAACGTCATATGATTTTCTCCAATGAGTATGATAAAGTTCTACCTATGGATATTTTCCCAGAATACTTAATTAAAGCTATTCTTGCAGGAGATATTGATCGTATGGAGCAATTGGGTATTTATGAAGTAGCCCCAGAAGACTTTGCTCTTTGTGAATTCGTATGTTCTTCTAAAATGGAATTACAGAAGATTGTACGTAATGGCTTAGACATGCTTAGAGCAGAAATGTGTTAA
- a CDS encoding hypothetical protein (KEGG: bfs:BF2045 hypothetical protein~SPTR: Putative uncharacterized protein;~IMG reference gene:2504106822): MKRNILSLIAMLFVLGSCDYNDKYFDGLDEMSEPQDIVKMDYKLLDGDYALIGSNSTNKKIALDLDEAASAEGEKIEIYSKALAKIKDTKTFDKLLDPSVFLPAFLQEKWFTKDNGSSVFITYNYQEAEKEVEEREALFVVLNNKWILKPLALISVDFEDYDKGYIDFVREGWFNLALGDEVKVWQVKEYNKNKYIDFSAYKKNGICENWVITPTNKILDKDFIFKFDIQVRNYAGDCLTILVSEDFNGKEDGVASANWKDITEIFKGLEKRDEFVEAGVFKLDEYIGKNVTFAFKYLGSASEGKTTTYQIDNILLDNSNFLN; the protein is encoded by the coding sequence ATGAAGAGAAATATATTGAGTCTAATAGCTATGCTCTTTGTATTGGGCAGCTGTGACTATAATGATAAATATTTTGATGGCCTAGATGAAATGTCTGAGCCTCAAGATATAGTAAAAATGGATTATAAACTTTTGGATGGTGATTATGCTTTAATAGGAAGTAATAGTACGAATAAAAAGATCGCTTTAGATTTGGATGAAGCTGCATCAGCTGAAGGAGAAAAAATTGAGATATACTCAAAAGCTCTTGCTAAAATAAAAGACACTAAGACTTTTGATAAGCTTTTAGATCCAAGTGTATTCCTACCTGCTTTTTTGCAAGAAAAGTGGTTTACTAAAGATAATGGATCCTCTGTATTTATTACATATAATTATCAGGAAGCTGAGAAAGAAGTAGAAGAAAGAGAAGCATTATTTGTTGTTTTAAACAATAAATGGATTTTAAAACCGCTTGCATTAATTTCTGTTGATTTTGAGGATTACGATAAAGGATATATTGACTTTGTTCGTGAAGGATGGTTTAATTTAGCTCTTGGAGACGAAGTGAAAGTCTGGCAGGTTAAAGAGTATAATAAAAATAAGTATATTGATTTTTCTGCTTATAAAAAGAATGGTATTTGTGAAAATTGGGTAATAACTCCTACTAATAAAATTCTTGATAAAGATTTTATCTTTAAATTTGATATACAAGTACGTAATTATGCAGGAGACTGTTTGACTATTCTTGTGTCTGAGGACTTTAATGGAAAAGAAGACGGTGTTGCTTCTGCAAATTGGAAAGATATTACTGAAATATTTAAGGGTCTTGAGAAAAGAGATGAGTTTGTTGAAGCAGGTGTGTTTAAGCTTGATGAATATATTGGTAAAAATGTAACTTTTGCTTTTAAGTATCTTGGTAGTGCATCTGAAGGGAAAACTACAACTTATCAAATTGACAATATATTATTGGATAATAGTAATTTTTTAAATTAA